One Idiomarina loihiensis L2TR genomic window carries:
- a CDS encoding MBL fold metallo-hydrolase, translating to MRKLLLSCVLTTLSVLALPAAAYQSEEVIVEHNEVADNIYMLTGAGGNMLMSSGDDGVFLVDDQYTQVAEKIAAKIKELSGEEVRYILNTHFHGDHVGSNSWFANNQNSTIYAHDHVRERLSQDSDFNAAGLPAITFDSTLTFHLNNDTVRVFYLPAGHTDGDSAVWFEDANVLHPGDLFFNERFPFIDLKSGGDVDGYIANVEELLNRINDDTVIIPGHGPLANKQDYQGFLTMLKETKAEVDTMKQQGMTLDEAKTKGLSDKWDGWSWSFINEERWITTLY from the coding sequence ATGCGTAAATTATTACTCAGTTGTGTACTGACGACTTTGTCTGTACTTGCTTTACCAGCAGCGGCCTATCAATCCGAAGAGGTTATCGTCGAGCACAACGAAGTCGCCGATAATATTTATATGCTCACAGGCGCTGGCGGCAACATGCTGATGTCATCCGGCGATGACGGCGTATTTCTGGTGGATGATCAATACACTCAGGTAGCAGAAAAAATTGCCGCCAAAATTAAGGAGCTGAGTGGTGAAGAGGTTCGTTATATTCTGAACACTCACTTCCACGGCGACCATGTAGGTTCTAATAGTTGGTTTGCCAATAATCAGAACTCAACTATTTATGCTCATGACCATGTGCGAGAACGCTTGAGTCAGGATAGCGATTTCAACGCAGCCGGCCTTCCAGCCATTACCTTTGATTCAACCCTTACCTTCCACTTAAACAATGACACCGTTCGTGTGTTTTATTTGCCTGCAGGCCACACCGACGGTGACAGCGCAGTATGGTTTGAAGACGCTAATGTTCTGCACCCCGGTGACTTATTTTTTAATGAACGCTTCCCTTTTATTGACCTGAAGAGCGGTGGTGACGTTGACGGCTACATCGCCAACGTTGAAGAATTATTAAATCGCATTAATGACGACACGGTGATCATTCCGGGCCACGGTCCGTTAGCTAACAAACAAGATTACCAAGGCTTTCTAACCATGCTTAAAGAGACCAAAGCCGAAGTTGATACCATGAAACAACAGGGAATGACCCTTGATGAAGCAAAAACCAAGGGTCTTAGCGATAAATGGGA